TTTTACTTGTAGTGTTAGGTTTTTCTTCGAAAAATGCTTTTCCCAATGTCATGGTATAATTTTATTTGTGTATTCTTTTCTATAATTCTCAGATCTTTTTTAGCATATACCTCCCCTTAAAGTTCATGTAGGAAGTGTTTCTACACTATTGCTTCCTTTTagtgatttaattattaattaagtagtgtaatacaaattcatcaatttttttcttttgacaagaaTAGGACTTTAGAAACTATAGATGCTATAGGCATTAAGATTTCATTGGAAAAGTCCATAAGCCTGATGATGGCTTTGCAAATATGTATAATTCTCCCCATGTGCTAGTTGACAAGGGTTATAGTCATCATTGTCATAACATTATTGGGCAACTCTGCTTTATGTAGCACTTGAGATTTATAAAGGCAAGTATGGAGGATCATGTTATGATAAGTGGGTTTCACATGAGTTGGAAACTCCATAGAAGAGCATTAAAGTTGGGACTGTGCACACCCACCATAGTAATGAGGTCAAAGATGCATGTGAGAATGGATATCAATATTGACTAATTTAAGTGCATTATGAGGGCATGAATTTTTTCCTTGGACCATGGGTTTGGTGGCACTTAGGTTTTGAAAACTATTTTTGGGTTTTCCATTTTGCTCAATAAATTGCAGAGGTAAGGTAAAGGTTTTATTATGGCTTATAAGTGAAATAATGTGATGATGTTAAAATATTATCAATATAAGGACTTTGTGGTTTGcattatgtaatgatgtttataTGATTAATACAAGCTAAAGAATCCCTTTgcttttggattttttcaaaaaagGATTTCTCCATGTACAATCATAATGCTATGTATTCTATATTTTTTTGCTGATTTTAATTTGCTACTACATGCTTCTCTTTTTTAAATCATTATCTAATTGCATTATTGATTGAGCTTAATAAACATGCACAATGTCGTACATAAGATAAACATATCCAAAGTAATGAAAAATATTACACTAATAGTTTAAACCAAAAGAAAACTTTATAAAAGTTCACATCACTTAGTAACGAACTTTTAATTCTaccaatatttattttaattatacctAATTAGTTTAACTTATCATTTAAAATATTTTGtactaataaaataaaatataaataataatttatttatttactataaaattaatgaaaataaaataattcatatgatgaggttttattattttaaaaaaattaataaattttattaaataaaaaattaattaattgcaaTATCAAATTAACCTAATCAAATATATTAATACtaactttttaaaatataaaaagattaaccaataaaaaaatcattttacaCTGTCCCAttcaatttaaaaagaaaaatactaATTCTTTAAGATATCCATAATCTCATTTTTCAACTAGAACTCAGTTACATTATcattaatcatcatcatcatcgccacCATCTTCTTCATCGTCATCAACATACTCGGTCAAATCATCAAAATCCATAGCTCGATACTCGCCATCAAAGTAGTCGCCATCAGGAGACTCCGCATTAGAATAGTCGCCATTGTTAACGTATTGTTGAGCAAATATGGTTTGCAATATGTGAATGGTTTTCCTTTCTTCACCTGCCTCCACTCCCATTATAAACCCTTTTATTAGTACATCAATTAGGGGCATCCAGGAGTCAGATTTTGAGAGCCTTTCTTCATTAACCACGCACGTACATATCGTCCATCCGCCATCACGAAATGAGAAAAATGCACCATCATCACCTAGGTCAACCAaccacctcctaatcaaaatttcGCTCCCTATGTAAACATCCCCCGAAAAGAGAGCGCAACAGATGATTCTACTGACCGAATGCTGGGTTTTATGAAACGAATGGATCTTCTCCTGTACCTGTCCCCTACTAAAGAAATCTATTTCACAGAAACAATGTGTCCCCAATTTTTTTAGATCTGACATGAGCGATGTCCATTTGGAGTCAAGTCCTTCCCGATCTGGCGTCCATCTCCCTGCTAGAATTGTAAGCCCCGACGGCAATCTCTGAAATCACAGTGCTCACtataaattattttcaaaattcaaaacaggACATTTACAAATACTTTATTCAGATGCAATCttttcataaattaaaaaaaattcgcAACAGAGCGACTAAATTAAAAGGAAATAATCGGCAACTAATGAGAAGCTACACATTCTGTGTTTAATAATACCTGCAACCTTTCAACGACACTTATTATAGGACAGACTGCAATCATCATCTCCTTCagtcctttcaattcttcaatacCCCTTATATTCTGCAGCTTCGGACAACCCCCGATGAAGATTCTCTTCAACTCCTTCAATTCTTTAAAACAAATTACACCCTCCAGCTGTGGACATTCCTCAATCCAGATTCTTCTCAACCCCTTCAATTGTTCAATAGCTTTTATACTCTTCAGCTTTGGACAATAAGCAATCCATATCCTCTCCAGTCCCTTCAATCTTTCAATTGCTGATATATCCTGTAGATCCCGACAGCGGCTAATATAGATCCTCTTGAGACAACTGACATGCCCAAAATTTGGCAACTCTGTCATAGTCCGGCATAATTTTATGTGGACCATTTCAAGTTCTGGCACATAATTGCTCAACACTTTTGTCAACTTTTTACAGCGGAACAGCACAAGACATTGCAGTGTGGTTACCCCTGTTAAATCCACTTCACTTAGATCTCTCATAGAACAAAGCTTAAGAGATTTCAAGGTGGGACAGAACTTTCCATGAATTGAGACCTTTCTTGTGTTCCCTACCTTACACAGAGATATGGCTTCAAGGCTTCTCATACAAAACCGATCGTCAGTTGTCTCTCCCCTGTTGCTTAAAGCAATTTCCCCTTCTACAGCAGCAGATAATACCAGCTTTAAAGTTTTCAGATTGGTGAGTTCTCTTACAGATTTCAGCAACAAATTCCATTCGATATTCAAGACTGAGTCAAACTTGTCTATTTCTAGGTGCAAATACTCCAGATGTTTGAGAGTTCCGAACGAACTCACCAGTTCGTTTAAATGTGGCATAAACGCATCATTTTTGAAGTCTGAGAATGTCCAACAAAAGTTGCAATATAGCTCTTTCAACTTGAGTGAAACCTGGAATTTACAATCACTTTGTTTCAAACTGATAATTTTTTTCAATGATTTAAATCTTACAAGAACGAACTAATTGCTGATGCTAACAAAATTAAATTTTTGATCAAAACAAAGCTTTTACCTGGTCATCCCTTTGCCACAATATCGTAGGTAATACTCTTTGAAGACTTAAAGTGTGCAAATTCTGTAGAGGAATGCATTCAGGAATAGATGAATACTCTTTCTGCTTAGAGTgaagttgaagccattgtaaagAAGTTGATGTCTTTGAACTCCCCAGAAAATATGTTATATCAAGGGCATCAGCACCTATAAGGTCATGCGCGAAACATCTGAAACTTTTTCCTTCGGAGTCAGGATGGATGTCTTGGATTCCCTCGACTTCGCTCACATCAATCTGAATTCAAATTTCTTTGCAGTTAGAAAATTGTCATTCTAAGTTATTCGTAAATGTTGTATCAGTTTAAAAAAATAAACCATTTTCAACTAGGAACATGAATTAAGACCACGAAGAAAACATACACGATCTTCAGGACGCCACAGCCGACGAGGATGGCTCGTTTCATTATCTGCCATTTCTCTCCCTAAGTCACGGAGGTGGTCATGCATTCTCAAAATAAATTCTGGCTCATAATGGCATTTCAAATCCTGATAGTCTTGTAGATCTAAACAAGTTTCCACTTCAACAAGGCATCTGTCCTTGAGAGTCTGAAGTCCATGTTCAGCTCTCCACCCTGAAGCCCTCCATATACTTTTGGCCCTGTTCACATCTCCCCCTATGAAAAAGCATGCTACATCCATAAATATCTGTTTCTCCTCCTCTTGCAGAGCATCATAGCTTATCTTTAGCTTATGTTTTATGTCTTTGTGTACTCTTGCCTCCTTAGCAACATTTAATTGTAACTCCCAATAAGCTTTGTCACTGCCAAAAACATGCCCGCCCATTACTTGAAGAGCAAGTGGTAATCCTCCACACACTTGGACAAAGCTGTCTACCAAATTATCAAATCCACTTTTACAAGATTTTCTATGAAACGCATGCCAGCAGAAGAGCTCTCTCCTAAGCTGTGGATTCATTTCCTTCATCTTATAACGGACTCTGACTCCGGTCTGTATAAGAAGCCTCTCATCCCGGGTCGTGACAATCACCAGACTGTTGTGAGTGAGAGCATCTGTGGGCAATAGGGCATCTAACTGAGTCTGATGATCAACATCGTCTAGAAGCACAAGGAACTTTAATTCTGAGCTTTTTTGAAGGTAATCCTTGATAACAGCAATTCCATCTTCTGTACTACGAAATTTATGCTGATTCCTTTTTCCTTCCAAATCATTGAGAAGCTTACTTTGCAGAGAAGTCAGCTTACCTCTGACATGGTTTTCCCGCACATCAAACAAACTAGTTGATCCACTAAATTCTGAATGTTTGTGATTGAACAAATATTTGGCGAGAGTGGTCTTGCCAGACCCTCCCATTCCAAAGATGCCAATTATTTTATCTCTCATCTGTCCATTTCTCTGGCAATGGCTGTAGAAATCTTTCCCAAGCTCATCAATTCCCACCTCATATTTTGCAACTTGGAAAAGAATTTTTCTCTTTTGCTTTTCCTTAACCACGGCAGACACGACATCATCACACAGCTTCTTCAGATCACTGAAAATaggaaaagcaaaaacaaaaatgtaattaaaATGGGGTTGTTAGTAATtgagatttttttttcaattataaatttaaaaacttTTTTATTGAAGGAAATGTATATACGCCGGAGTATAATACAACATAAGAAACTGGACTGTCTTGATATTGGAGACTTAGAATTTCTTTTGAGAGGAAATTGGAGAATAGAAGTCTTGAAGACATTTGTCAAAATGTAATACCTTTTAGTGTAATTGGGTTAAGAGGCAATTGAAGCCTAACCCGAGCAGGAGAGTATGCGAGTGTCTTTAGGTGCAAGAGGAGATTGTGAGAGAACTTTTGGTGTAGGTTAAAAGCTTGGATGATGTTATAAGGTGATTAATGTTTGGTGTCATCAATAAAGTCATCTTACAATGAGAAGCGGACCCGGAGATGTAGCTCATATTGAGCGAACTCTGTTATCAAGCTTgtgatctctcttcttctcttatGTCTtataattctctcttattctttccatttttgttttaATTCCTTCATTAGGTTATAATTGTGAAATTGAAGTAATTAGTTAATGCCATAAAGTTATAGCTGATTAAGTGAACCTAACTCTGTATTTCAATGGTTAAAAGACATAGCCATGCAATTCCATTTGTGATCGAGATACATTTGTAATTTTAATTAAGCATAATTTAATCTGTAAGCTTCAATTACATATCAAATTGGTGTCAAAGTAGTTTAACAGGAAAACTTGCAAGTGGTGGATGTTAACCAGGTTGAAATTAAAGCAAGGAGAAGGTGCACTTGAAGAGTTTAATCTAGAGATCATATCAAGGCAAGATACTCGAAGGTCAACCATGGCACAACCGGAAGAAGGAAAATGTGTTAGTCCTGAACTCATTGAGAATGAAGAACAATTTCGTAAAGCATTCCTAGACATGAAGATGATGGTTGAAGAGTTGTACAAGGAcatgaagaggaaaaaggaaggcaAGGAAAGAAAGAAGAAGGAGGAAGGTGAATCCTATACAAAAGATGACAAAGGTAAAGGAGTAGGAGGTGGTAGTGACCCTCCTGAACCTCCATCTCCatcctcttcatcttcttcgtcTGCTTCTTTTTCAAAGAAGAAACAACCTGTGAAACTAGAATCTAATTCACCTTTGTTAAAGCTTCATGTTAAATTTGAATTGCCAACATATAATGGAGAAATGAATGCAGAGAAACTTGATAATTGGATAAAACAACTTGAAGTTTATTGCAGGATTCAGAGGTTTACTGATGATGCTTCGAAGATCCAATTAGCCACCTTTGCCTAGGAGGCACAACTTTAATTTGGGTGGGAGAGCAGAACTTAGGAAGATCTTAGTCGAGTGTCTTTAGGTGCAAGAGGAGACTGTGAGAGAATTTTTGGCGCAGGTTAAAAGCTTGGATGATGTAATAAGGCGATTAATGCTTGACGCCATCAATAAAGCGGTCCTACTTTGAGAAGCGGACCTAGAGATGTAGCTCATATTGAGCGAACTCCGTTATCAAGCTCgtgatctctcttcttctcttttgtCTTACAATTCTTTCTTattctttccatttttgttttaATTGCTTTGTTATGTTTTAATTGTGAAATTGAAGTAATTAGTTAATGTCATAAAGTTGTAGCTGATTAAGTGAACCGAACTCTGTATTTCAACCATTAAAAGACATAGCCACACAATTCTATTTGCAATTGAGATAAATCTCTAATTTGAATTAAGCACAATTTAATTTGTAAGCTTCAATTACAGATCATGCCTATAGGAAAGTGAAGATATTTCCAATTAATCCTCTAATTGTAAGAAACTTCCAACCAGAAATCCCAATGCAAGATTCAGGTTTCAGAAAGGGATGGATGGGAAGTCTGTAAAGAGAGGAGCCATTGCTAAGTAGCAAAAAGGCCAAACAAAAAACTCTCCAGATATTCAAATCATACAAGTACTCTAAACAACACTTGAGATGAAATTATCAAAAAGGACTGTGAAATACTTTGCAATAGTCGAATTTAGTGAATTTGAAAAAAACGAGCAGCATCGAAATATTTGGATCTCAAAAtatgaattcattagaaatttgaacaTCGTTAATCCACACCAACTTAGGCAACATaatttcattagaaatttgaaCATCGTTAATCCCTAAGCTCCTCCCTCTTCCTTATTTACACAGAATTTTGTTAAAATGAAATCCAGAATTTTAGTAATAACATTTTTGGCAGCACAGAACGAAAGACGTCTTCATTTCCACCAATCCaactattttctatttttattctaaattgaatttcatacCGATTTGGCATTCCTTCCTTTAAAAAAGAGCAAAACCAAGTAAGAATTAGGAAAATAATCTTGTTCCATTTTTAGTCTTTCTTATCCAACGTTTTCTCTACGGCGAAGTACTAAAGctaaaataataaatacaaaacAATCTTTAGATTAATCAAACAAGTTTTAGAAAAGAAAACTTAAGCAAATATAGAGAAAATGTGTGGATGGAAAGCGAATGAAGATGTCTTACTCATTTTGTTCCTTGATTTCGTAGCCCTTGATTCCTGAAACGTTCTCCAGGCATTCTTTCCACTGTTGAATGTCATGTTTAGTATATCTGCcctcctccttctccttctcttcgTGCTTTCTAAATGCATCTGCAACTTCATTTTTTATGTAGCGGAAGTCTGAAGGCTGGACTCGGTAAAACACGGGAATAATTCTAGCCCTGGTTTGAAACATCAAAGATAGCTCAGCTAAACACCAAGCAGACTCTGCATATCGCGGCGACAAGATGGCTATGTGTAGTGTGGCAGAGGATATGGCATTCTTTATGGCAGAAGGAAAATAATCTCCCAGTTCAGTCTCTGGAGCATCTACATATGTCCGGATCCCAGCTTGTTGTAGAGAATTATAAAGCGGCAGAGCCAGATCTGTTTTAGTGTCTGGGCCTCGATGGTTAATGAACACATCATACTGTTTTGCAGTCAAGGAAGATTTGATCTTTTTGTTGGGAGGTTCAAGTACCAAAAACGGATCGCGTTCCTCTTCTCCTCGACCAGATGTCGAAGTGGAAGCCATTGACACAAAATTGATAGTCTGGATATGCTACAAACCCTCCACGGTCGAAAACAAAGGAATTGAGCAGTTGAAGAGGTAAAGGAGTATGGGGATAGAAATAGCCCATAAAGCATTGACCGAGTGGAGAAAAAATTGGTAAGTTGTTTCCACGTTGTTTCCCGGCAAGAACTCAACAAGAAAATCAGCCGAAGACAAAAGTAGTCGGCTGTGTATTAGTTGTAGTATTAGTCGGATTCTTTTATTAGGTCCTTGTTTATAGTCAAACCTACTCCGTCTTTATCAATGACCTTCATCAATTGTTCAATTCTtctcttttcatattttgtttccACATTTTTAATAACAACTTCCTCCAAACTCTTCATTTGTTCACCAACTGAATTTACCAGTTGTTCTAGTTTGTCAATAGGTGTAGGAAGACTGTCAATATCAGTCTCTGGTAGTATATTGGATAAAATATCAACTACAACCTAAATTGTTTGAGGTTCTTTTCTTTgacctttcattattttattttgtgccttagattgcatggcaaatgcaatctccatcaactcaacTGGACTTAGCATGTGCATGTTGATTGGTCCTTGTATAGATacaatatcatcttcttcatcatcatcaactatttTCTTAGAAGTAAGTGACTAGGGGGTCACTTTGTGTTCTGattcttctgccttcttctttctgcttctttGGTGTCTTTTGTTTATCATTCTCATCTGCTTcaattttctcctcttccttctccttttccttttccttcactAGTGGCTCTTTTGCTTCTGATGACTCAGTGGTTTGAACATTTTCTATTTGTTCATTCATTGGTTACTCTGTCATTTCTACATCTTTCTCTGGTGGCTTAGTCACATGTACATCATCAACTTGAGCATTTAATTTGGtatcttcctcttctttgtccTTATCCTTACTGGTGGagatgtcttcttcttcttcttcttcttcttcttcttcttcttcttcttcttcttcttcttcttcgaatggttttgaattcaaaagaatattttgaaaatcctcctttGAGGCTTTTGGTTGTAAACTTacaagaacagattcaataatcACCCTGTCTTGTTTTAGTGCAGCCTGCcatcttgcatctaacttattgtacaaagaatttggtatttgttCTTTGTTCTTCTTCACCAAACTTGTCATAAAGTTTATTCAAACCAGCTAGTATACCATATTCCTTAATTCTACCTATCAATTTTTCAAAAGGATTAGGTTTAGTTACCAGTTATTTTACAGATTTGACTGCAAATGCTCTAACAACCTTAGATTTCTTTCCACTAGCTATAAGTGCTTTCTTCTCACCTTTAGACTAtgtttcttcttcatcaacaaatCTCTTtgctttctccttcttcctcttactGGTGACTACCGATGCTTTAGATGTAGGAGGATTGATTTCTTTCCCCTTTCTTTTGAATTGAATTTTAGAAGGTTTCTCCTTAGCAGTTGTACTTCTTGTTTGTCTACCGGTGCTGGTACCGATTGGTGCACTAGAGGATTCAACCTTCCTTGCTTCAAACTTAGCTCTAGCCTCTGCAATCacctcttttgtaaatccttgttcAACAACAAATTGCTCTTCTTTTATGACCCTCTTTGCAATAACCAGTTTTGCTAACTCACCATGAACTTCTAATGATTTTTCTTTGAAGGTTCCAAACCTTGTTGCATTAGGGTCTACCGGTTGTGATAATAAATGATCAGCATAAGCAATTAGTATATCAgcttcaacttcataacccatgggcatcaCCCATGATGTCCTAGGGCTTGCTGCCTTCATCTGACATGTGTTAGTGTGCACCATGAAACAAATAGTATCTTCATACCTTTTGACAACTTGTTCTAGTATCCATTCTCTAGTATGCATCCTCTTCTAGAAgtctttaaaatatccccaaatAACCATTGTAAACTCATTTCCAAtcatcttgatgttgttcttgatttgtaacATTGTCGATGTACCTTCTGACCATAGTAAACCATCGATATCGGGAAAGGAGTTTTGGAAATAGATAAACAAACCTAtgaatagttgtccaaatttaaatttcttccattcaccatTAGATCTCTGTTTCATGAAAGATCTCTAATTCATCATACCAGACCTACACTTAACAACTCTATGCTCATACTTGTTGCAGTTTAGCAATAACCATTAAAatttctaggcttatatccttgataagAATTAGGCCTATAACCATTAAAATAACTAGATaatttgtttctacaaacattagcagtatgacctaccttatgacaattaaagcatactggtttgtagggtttcttactAGTCGTTTTCTTTGTCTTAGGTGCAAATTTATCTTCATGCATGGTGTGCTTTGTACCAAAtggttcacctttctcaaatgttgtGTATCCCAAGCCTTGTGTCTCTCCTTTCTACCTCAGTGACTAaatctgctcatcaagcatagtagagctcttgttgtatttagccaatatctcattagcatcaaccaactccttagtaatatcttcattcttcttcataagactctc
This genomic stretch from Cryptomeria japonica chromosome 8, Sugi_1.0, whole genome shotgun sequence harbors:
- the LOC131855924 gene encoding uncharacterized protein LOC131855924 — its product is MPHLNELVSSFGTLKHLEYLHLEIDKFDSVLNIEWNLLLKSVRELTNLKTLKLVLSAAVEGEIALSNRGETTDDRFCMRSLEAISLCKVGNTRKVSIHGKFCPTLKSLKLCSMRDLSEVDLTGVTTLQCLVLFRCKKLTKVLSNYVPELEMVHIKLCRTMTELPNFGHVSCLKRIYISRCRDLQDISAIERLKGLERIWIAYCPKLKSIKAIEQLKGLRRIWIEECPQLEGVICFKELKELKRIFIGGCPKLQNIRGIEELKGLKEMMIAVCPIISVVERLQRLPSGLTILAGRWTPDREGLDSKWTSLMSDLKKLGTHCFCEIDFFSRGQVQEKIHSFHKTQHSVSRIICCALFSGDVYIGSEILIRRWLVDLGDDGAFFSFRDGGWTICTCVVNEERLSKSDSWMPLIDVLIKGFIMGVEAGEERKTIHILQTIFAQQYVNNGDYSNAESPDGDYFDGEYRAMDFDDLTEYVDDDEEDGGDDDDD
- the LOC131857495 gene encoding toll/interleukin-1 receptor-like protein, encoding MASTSTSGRGEEERDPFLVLEPPNKKIKSSLTAKQYDVFINHRGPDTKTDLALPLYNSLQQAGIRTYVDAPETELGDYFPSAIKNAISSATLHIAILSPRYAESAWCLAELSLMFQTRARIIPVFYRVQPSDFRYIKNEVADAFRKHEEKEKEEGRYTKHDIQQWKECLENVSGIKGYEIKEQNE